One Sulfurimonas sp. HSL-3221 genomic window, AAGGAAAATGACGAAGAAATGAATAAAATAATCATTAATTATAATTATTCTAATTTTATCTTATTTTAATTTTGACGATAGTACTATTCATTTTCACCATTTTCATCGTCAAAGGAATAGAATGACAACTTTCGGAAAACTCACAACCTCCGCACTGCTGGGCCTTAGCCTCCTCACTTCTGCACTGCACGCCGATGCAGGAAAAGGCCAGCGCCTCTATCAGAAAAAGCTCAAAGAGACCTGCGGTATGACCGGTGCCGTCTTCGCGGCAAAGCATACGCAGATGGAGTGGGAAGAGGCCAAAGAGAACGGCAACCTCGCCGAAATGATGACCGAAGCCTGCCCCGAAGGCAAAAACTTTTTTGAAAGCGACAAGTTCGAAAGCAAATTCAAAGAGCACCTCTACGACTTCGTCCACGACTTTGCAAGCGACAGCGGCAACATCCCTTCTTGCTGATCGCCTGACTCTTTTCCCCGGAGGGTAACGCCCTCCGGGTCCCTCGCGACAACCCGTTTAACACCAAAAGGAAAACCATGCGAAAAACCCTCCTCTCGACTGCGGCACTGACGCTGTTCTCCAGCGCGCTTCTTGCCGATGATGCATCGATGCAGGCAGAGATCGACGCCCTGATGCAAAAAGTGCAAAAACTCGAGAAACAGCAAAAGCGCACCAACAAGAAGCTGAGCCAGGTTAATGCGCAGAGCGCCAACGACAACATCAAGTTCGGCATCGACTTCAGGAACGCCGTTGACGTCATCGACTACCGCAACAACGACGCCGACACCTATGCCACCAACCCCTCCTTGCTCTCCAGCCGTCTCTACCTCACCATGGGCGCGGCGCCGATGAAGGGACTGACCTTCCAGGGCAAACTCGCCGTCTATGCGACCTGGGGCAGCCATCTTTACGTGACCGACCCGGCACTGAAAGACTGGGCGGCCAGTTCGAAAGCCTCCGATACGGTCATGCGCGTCAAGGAAGCCTATTTTGTCTACTCCGACGAGCTGGGCGGACAGCCGATCAGCGTCTCAATCGGCCGGCGCCCCTCCACCAACGGCTTCCTCGCCAACGTCCGGGAAAACGAAACCGACCCCGGTTCTCCGCTCGCGCACATCACCAATATGGAAGTCAACGGCGCCATGGTCCGTCTCGACTGGGGCCGCTTCATTGACGGCGCCTATACCAAATTCGTCTTCGGCCGCGCGCACAGCGGTGAGATGCAGGACGTCTACGGCGACGTATCGGGTGCGCGCACGCCCTATGCCTTGAGCGGCGGCGACGTCAATACGACGCTCGAAGACACCAGCGTCGACTTCCTCGTCATACCGGGGAATGCCTATGATGACGGGCAGTACCAGGTGATGTACCAGTGGGCGCACATCTTCAATACCAAAGGCAGGAAGCTCGACGGGAACATCCCCAAAGCGGCATCCGGGACAGCGGACCTCTTCTCCGTCGGTCTGAAAATCACCGGCATCGGCGAGGAGATCAGCGACTTCCTGGACGAGACGACCCTCTTCGTCTCCGGTGCCTACACGAACTACAACGCCAAGAACGGCTACACGCTTATCGGTTCCGCCGACGGAGGCAGTCGCAGCGGCAGCTCCGTCTGGGCCGGGGTCATCATTCCGGACATGCTTACCGAGCGCGGCAGACTCGGCTTTGAATACAACCGGGGTTCAAAGTACTGGACGCCGATGACCTGGGCGGAAGATACGGCAATAGGCTCGAAAATCGCCGTGCGCGGCAGTGCTTATGAGGCGTACTGGAACTTCGACCTCTTCGGCGTCAAGTACCTGCCGTCGCAGATCCGCTACACCTATGTGCAGCACGACTATACGCCCAATATCAACTGCGCCGGATGGGTGGCGCCCGTCGAAACGGACATTACGGCGACCGACCTGCGTTTTGCCGTCAGCTACCGATACTGACAATACCGTCTAAACGACACCCCTGCCGTTTTTACGGCAGGAGCATAAGGAGTGGAATAAATGAATATGAAAAAACGGTTTAACAACCCGGAGCCGAAAACGCCTTCGGTCAACCTGTCGCGCCGCGAGGCGCTCAAACTGATGGGGATCTCCCCCATCGCCGCCGGGGTCATTGCCTCCGCCGGAAGCAGCAGCCTCACTGAAGCCCGTGCCTCCGGCGCGAAGGGCAAAATCGTCATCGTCGGCGGGGGTGCGGGCGGCATCATGGCGATGGCGCGCCTGCACCGCGCCCTCTCCGACCCCGACATCACCCTGATCGCGCCGAACGAAAAACACCTCTACCAGCCGGGGCAGGTCTTCATGGCCGCGGGCGAATACACCTATGACGACATTGTCAAAGAGAACCGGGAGTTCATCCCCGACGACGTCAACTGGATCAAAGACGAAGTCAAGACCTTCGACCCGGACAACAACAGGGTCATTACCCGCGCGGGCGAGGAGGTCTTCTACGACTACCTCGTCGTCGCGACGGGCCTGCAGTACCATTATGAATGGATCGAGGGTCTGAGCGCGGAGATGATCGGCCAAAACGGCATCTCCAGCGTCTATCTGAACGACCCGGAAAAGGGAACGGCCGACGGCGGTTCGATCACCTGGGAGTGGTTCAACGCCCTCAAAGCCGCGGCGAAAACCGGGAACCCGAAGGTCATCTGTACCCAGCCGGGCACGCCGATCAAGTGCGGCGGCGCGCCGCAGAAGATCCTCTACCTCAGCGACGATTTCCTCAAACGCGACAAGCTCAGCGCGGCGTTCACCTTTGCGACAACGAGCGGCAGCCTCTTCGGCGTGCCGGAAGTAAACAAGACCCTGGTCGAAGAGGTGCAGCCGCGCTACGGCAACATCACGAACAAGTTCGGCCACAACCTCGTCGCCATCGATGCCGCCGGCAAAGTCGCGACCTTCGAACACAAGTACGAGGTCCAAGGCGAGTATGACGAGGACCTCGAAGAGTACGATATGATCACCAAGGTCGACCGCGTGGAGATGCCCTATGACTTCATCCACATCGTCCCGCCGATGAGCGCGCCGGATGCCGTCGCCTCCTCGCCGCTGGGGTGGCAGAAAGGCTCCGCCAAAGGGTGGCTCGAAGTCGACCGCTACACCCTGCAGCACCTGCGCTACCCCAATGTCTTCGGTATCGGGGACGTCTGCGGCATCCCGCTGGGCAAAACGGGCGGGAGTGCCCGCCACCACGGGCCGATCATGGTCGCCAACCTCCTGGCGCAGATGGAAGGCAAGGAACCCAAAGAGAAGTTTGACGGCTATACCGTCTGTCCCCTCAAAACCCAGTATGGTAAAATCATCCTGGCCGAGTTCGACTACGACGGTGCCGCGCCCTCCTTCCCGCTCGCCGTCGGCGAGCAGCGCTGGGCGTGGTGGGCCTTTGACCTGTACATGCTCAAACCGATGTACTGGTACCTGATGATGCGGGGGCTGATGTAGCAGATGCGTAAACTGATGATAAGAGAGGGCGCGATCTTCGCGCTGCTGCTTGTCACATTGTCACTGCTGCTGCACCCGGACCTGCTCAGCGATCCGGGCGTGCGTCTTTCGCAGATGACCGGGAGGGGGAACTACCTCCATCCCCTGGTCTATACCCTGCTTGTCTATTTTGTCGTGCTCCTGCTGCGGGGGGTGATCCGCCTCTTCGCGCGCCTCTTCCACCGCAACGGCAGCGCAGACTAAACGCTTTATCCCGCCAGAATCTTTCCAACGATCTCGTAAACGTTTTTCGAAATGCCCCGGTGCGCCTGCACTCTCTCCAGCGCATCGCGCATCTGGGCACGGCTGTGCGCGTTCAGACGGTTATAGGTCTTGAAGGCACCCGCCAGCCCCGCCGCGATCATCGGGTTGATCGCGTCAAGGGCGATGATCTGCTCCGCGACGAAGGCGTAGCCGCTGCCGTCATAGGCGTGGAAGTGGTAGGGGTTGCGGGCGAAGCTTCCGATCAGGGAGCGCACGAGGTTCGGGACTTTGATGTTGAAGACCTCATCCTCCATCGCCGCGCGCACGTTTGAAAGCGTATCGGGCTGAGGAGAGGAGGCGATAACGCTGAAGTACTTCGTCATCACCAGCATGTCAGCGCTGTAGCGCTCGTAGAAGTCGCGCATCGGCGCCTCCGCCGCCTCCGGAGCCCCGTGGTGCAGCAGCTGCAGCGCAGCCAGGCGATCCGTCATCGTATGGCTCTCTTCGTACTGTGCCATTGCGCTGTCGATGCTCTCGGCGTCCTGCTGCGCCATCAGATACCCGAGAAGCCGGTTTTTCAGCGCGCGCGCCCCGATGCTCTCCGCTTCAAGCCCCATATGTGCCGGACGGTGCAGGAGGGCGTAGAGCCGGCGCATCGTCGCTTCGCAGGCAACGGCGATCTCGCGCTTCAGAGCGTCGGAGGCTTCGAGGATGGCGTGCACGTCGACGGTCTCCTGGCTCTGCATCAGCATCGTCACCGTCGGCAGGGAGAGCAGCTGCGCCTTGAACTGCAGATCGAGGGATTCATCCTCGAGAATATGCCGGAAGCTCTCGAGGAACTGCGGGCTGACCGCCTCCCCGCGCATCATCGCCTCCAGGGTCGATCGCGCGAAGGACTGGGCCGCTTCGTAGCGAACGAACCCGTCGCTATCATAGCGCATCAGGTTCATCACGTCCTCCTGGGGATACTCCATGACCACCGGGGCGCCAAAGTGGCGGTTGAGCGACAGCGCGGGCTCCAAGGCCAGCCCGCCGAAGGTGAAGCTCTCCTCGTCGTGGGTAATGAGCAGTATCCCCCGCGCCAGCAGCGGCTGTGCCCCGGTATCGCCCTCGAGCTGCAGCGGGAGCTCCTCGCCCGCATGCCCAAGCAGCGCGAGACGCAGCGGCATACAGTAAGGCTGCTGCTTCCGGCCGTCCACCGCGTCGGGGACGATCTGCTCGAGCTTCAGTGTCAGCCGGCCCGACGCCGCATCGTAGGAGTGCTCCGCGCAGAGCGAGGGGGTCCGCTCCTGGGAGTACCACCGCGCGAACTGCGCGAGGTCGATAGGGCTGTGCTGCTGCATCGCCCAGAGGAAATCTTCCGTGCGCACGGCCTGGCCGTCGAAGGTCTCGAAGTAGAGATCCATGGCCGCGCGCCACTTCACCTCCCCGAGGATCGTGTGAAGCATGCGGATCACTTCCGAACCTTTTTCGTACACCGTCGCCGTGTAGAAGTTGTTGATCTCGATGTACTGTTCCGGTTTGATGGGGTGTGCGGTCGGACCGGCATCTTCCGGGAACTGCCGCTCGCGCAGCATGTCGACGTCACGGATGCGCTGCACCACTTCCGACTGCATGTCGGCGCTGAAACTCTGGTCCCGGAAGACGGTGAGCCCCTCTTTGAGGGTCAGCTGGAACCAGTCGCGGCAGGTGATGCGGTTCCCCGTCCAGTTGTGGAAATACTCGTGGGCGATGACGCTCTCGATGCCCAGGAAGTCGGCATCCGTCGCCGTCTCCTCGTCGGCAAGGACGTAGTGGGAGTTGAAGATGTTGAGTCCCTTGTTCTCCATCGCCCCCATGTTGAAGCTGTCCACGGCGACGATATTGTAGACGGAGAGGTCGTAGCTGCGGCCGTAGGTCTCCTCGTCCCAGCGCATCGACGCCTTAAGCGAACGCATCGCATGGTCGGCGCGCGGCTCGTTACCCTTGTCGACATAGATGTGCAAAGCGACCTCGTTGCCCTCCGCCGTCGTAAAGCTGTCGCTGATGCGGCCCAGGTCGCCCGCCACCAGGGCAAAGAGGTACGAGGGCTTCGGAAAGGGGTCTTTCCAGAGGGCGTAGTGGCGCCCGTCGGGGAAACTCCCCTCCTCTTCCAGGTTCCCGTTGCTGAGCAGCACCGGGTAGGCGGACTGCTCCGCGATCACCTTGACGGTGAAGACGCTCATATTGTCGGGGCGGTCGATAAAGTAGGTGATGCGGCGGAAGCCGTGGGGTTCGCACTGGGTGCAGTAGATGCCCCCCGAACGGTAAAGCCCCTCCAGGGCCGTATTCTTGTCCGGATAGATCTTCGTGACCACCTGCACCGTCGCCTCGGCACCCGGGTCGAAGATCGTCAGCGTCTCTTCGTTCCGTTCGTAGGCGTCCGTGGGGATCTTGACGTCGTCGACCTTGACGCAGAGCAGCTCCAGGTCATCGCCGTCCAGGAGCAGCGGCGCAGGAGTGTCTCCGCGGCGCTTGATCGCCATGCGGTTAATCACCAGGGTATGCTCTTCGAAAATCTCGAACGTCAATTCCGTACTCAGGATCTGGTATACCGGGGCTTCATACTCTTTCAAATAAATCGTTTTGGGTTGGGACATGCTTTTTCCGTTTCTCGTAAATAGGCTGTGCAATCTTAACGTAGGCAGACCTGAACCCTATTTAAGAACATTACGTTCCATTTTGGGGTAAGATTGAGGATACCAACAGAAACAAATAGCGAAGGGGAGTTCTTGAGAATGAATACGACACACACTTTTGCGCGGCAGCCTATTTTGGATACCGATAAGAACATCTACGGCTATGAGTTTTATTACCGCAACAATGTCGGCGAAAGCGGCTTCGAGAACGCCCGGGCCGCAACCGCCTCCCTGCTCGTGGCGCTGCTCAACCAGATCGGGTTGCAAAAAGCCTCCGAGAACCGCCCGCTCTTTATCAACATCGATTCGTCGGTCCTGCTGACGGACCTCCTGCTGGCGGTCCCGCCGAAGCTGTTTGTTTTCGCCCTCCCCGCCGACGCGCAGCTGGGAACCCGGGAGGCGGAGGTCCTCAGAAAACTGCATCACAGCGGCTACCGCTTCGCCCTTGAGAACATTGACACGCAGCAGGGGCTCACCGGCGTTTACGACGTTCTGCTTCCCTTTATCGACTTCATCAAGATCGACGCCAGCGCCACCGACAACGATCTGCTGCCGAAGATCGTCGATCGCTTCAAAGGGAAACAGCTGGTTGCCGAACGCGTCGAAATCGACGACGTCTTCGATGCCTACAGAGAAAAGGGCTTCCGTTATTTCCAGGGATTCTCCTGCGGCGCCCCCGTCTTGATGGAGTACAACCGTGTCGACCCCAAACACATGGGTGTTGTCAAAATCTACAACATGCTGCTTGACGGCACCCCCATGGCCCAGATCGCCAAAGAGATGCGCAACCACAACGAGCTCTCCATGCAGCTACTGCAGTACCTGCACTCCTACTCCCTCAATAATCCCTTTCCCAACCGCTCCATCGAGGAGATCATTGTCAAAATGGGCACCGAACAGCTCAAACACTGGCTCTCGCTGATCATCTTCGCCAAAAGCGGCCAGACGATCCAGGAGGGCAAAAGCCCCCTTTCGAAACTGATGGAGCAGCGCATCGACGTCATGCACTGTACCATCAGCTGCATGCAGAGCGAGGATGAACAGCTCTTTGACAGCGCACGCCTCATGGCCCTGATCTCCCTGATGGAGCCGGTCCTCGGCCTCCCGCTCAAAGCGGCGCTCTCCGGACTGCCGGTCGACAACCATATCGAAGACGCCCTGCTGCTGCATTCGGGCCGTCTCGGGAAGATCTTCGGCCTGGCCCTGGCCCTGGAAAAAGATGACGCCGCCTCGGTACGCCTGCTGATGGACGAGCTGGGGCTGGAGCCGGAGATTCTCCCGACACTGAAAAACATGATCAAGATGTAAATGCGCCTCTTTCTCGCCCAGGCGGCGACGCTCTACGACTACCCCGGTATCCAAGCGGTTTTCACCCCCTGCATGCGGGGC contains:
- a CDS encoding cytochrome C produces the protein MTTFGKLTTSALLGLSLLTSALHADAGKGQRLYQKKLKETCGMTGAVFAAKHTQMEWEEAKENGNLAEMMTEACPEGKNFFESDKFESKFKEHLYDFVHDFASDSGNIPSC
- a CDS encoding DUF3373 family protein, producing the protein MRKTLLSTAALTLFSSALLADDASMQAEIDALMQKVQKLEKQQKRTNKKLSQVNAQSANDNIKFGIDFRNAVDVIDYRNNDADTYATNPSLLSSRLYLTMGAAPMKGLTFQGKLAVYATWGSHLYVTDPALKDWAASSKASDTVMRVKEAYFVYSDELGGQPISVSIGRRPSTNGFLANVRENETDPGSPLAHITNMEVNGAMVRLDWGRFIDGAYTKFVFGRAHSGEMQDVYGDVSGARTPYALSGGDVNTTLEDTSVDFLVIPGNAYDDGQYQVMYQWAHIFNTKGRKLDGNIPKAASGTADLFSVGLKITGIGEEISDFLDETTLFVSGAYTNYNAKNGYTLIGSADGGSRSGSSVWAGVIIPDMLTERGRLGFEYNRGSKYWTPMTWAEDTAIGSKIAVRGSAYEAYWNFDLFGVKYLPSQIRYTYVQHDYTPNINCAGWVAPVETDITATDLRFAVSYRY
- a CDS encoding NAD(P)/FAD-dependent oxidoreductase, whose product is MKKRFNNPEPKTPSVNLSRREALKLMGISPIAAGVIASAGSSSLTEARASGAKGKIVIVGGGAGGIMAMARLHRALSDPDITLIAPNEKHLYQPGQVFMAAGEYTYDDIVKENREFIPDDVNWIKDEVKTFDPDNNRVITRAGEEVFYDYLVVATGLQYHYEWIEGLSAEMIGQNGISSVYLNDPEKGTADGGSITWEWFNALKAAAKTGNPKVICTQPGTPIKCGGAPQKILYLSDDFLKRDKLSAAFTFATTSGSLFGVPEVNKTLVEEVQPRYGNITNKFGHNLVAIDAAGKVATFEHKYEVQGEYDEDLEEYDMITKVDRVEMPYDFIHIVPPMSAPDAVASSPLGWQKGSAKGWLEVDRYTLQHLRYPNVFGIGDVCGIPLGKTGGSARHHGPIMVANLLAQMEGKEPKEKFDGYTVCPLKTQYGKIILAEFDYDGAAPSFPLAVGEQRWAWWAFDLYMLKPMYWYLMMRGLM
- the pepN gene encoding aminopeptidase N: MSQPKTIYLKEYEAPVYQILSTELTFEIFEEHTLVINRMAIKRRGDTPAPLLLDGDDLELLCVKVDDVKIPTDAYERNEETLTIFDPGAEATVQVVTKIYPDKNTALEGLYRSGGIYCTQCEPHGFRRITYFIDRPDNMSVFTVKVIAEQSAYPVLLSNGNLEEEGSFPDGRHYALWKDPFPKPSYLFALVAGDLGRISDSFTTAEGNEVALHIYVDKGNEPRADHAMRSLKASMRWDEETYGRSYDLSVYNIVAVDSFNMGAMENKGLNIFNSHYVLADEETATDADFLGIESVIAHEYFHNWTGNRITCRDWFQLTLKEGLTVFRDQSFSADMQSEVVQRIRDVDMLRERQFPEDAGPTAHPIKPEQYIEINNFYTATVYEKGSEVIRMLHTILGEVKWRAAMDLYFETFDGQAVRTEDFLWAMQQHSPIDLAQFARWYSQERTPSLCAEHSYDAASGRLTLKLEQIVPDAVDGRKQQPYCMPLRLALLGHAGEELPLQLEGDTGAQPLLARGILLITHDEESFTFGGLALEPALSLNRHFGAPVVMEYPQEDVMNLMRYDSDGFVRYEAAQSFARSTLEAMMRGEAVSPQFLESFRHILEDESLDLQFKAQLLSLPTVTMLMQSQETVDVHAILEASDALKREIAVACEATMRRLYALLHRPAHMGLEAESIGARALKNRLLGYLMAQQDAESIDSAMAQYEESHTMTDRLAALQLLHHGAPEAAEAPMRDFYERYSADMLVMTKYFSVIASSPQPDTLSNVRAAMEDEVFNIKVPNLVRSLIGSFARNPYHFHAYDGSGYAFVAEQIIALDAINPMIAAGLAGAFKTYNRLNAHSRAQMRDALERVQAHRGISKNVYEIVGKILAG
- a CDS encoding EAL and HDOD domain-containing protein, whose protein sequence is MNTTHTFARQPILDTDKNIYGYEFYYRNNVGESGFENARAATASLLVALLNQIGLQKASENRPLFINIDSSVLLTDLLLAVPPKLFVFALPADAQLGTREAEVLRKLHHSGYRFALENIDTQQGLTGVYDVLLPFIDFIKIDASATDNDLLPKIVDRFKGKQLVAERVEIDDVFDAYREKGFRYFQGFSCGAPVLMEYNRVDPKHMGVVKIYNMLLDGTPMAQIAKEMRNHNELSMQLLQYLHSYSLNNPFPNRSIEEIIVKMGTEQLKHWLSLIIFAKSGQTIQEGKSPLSKLMEQRIDVMHCTISCMQSEDEQLFDSARLMALISLMEPVLGLPLKAALSGLPVDNHIEDALLLHSGRLGKIFGLALALEKDDAASVRLLMDELGLEPEILPTLKNMIKM